Proteins encoded by one window of Macaca mulatta isolate MMU2019108-1 chromosome 10, T2T-MMU8v2.0, whole genome shotgun sequence:
- the SDC4 gene encoding syndecan-4 precursor, whose protein sequence is MAPARLFALLLLFVGGVAESIRETEVIDPQDLLEGRYFSGALPDDEDVVGPGQESDDFELSGSGDLDDLEDSTISPEVIHPLVPLDNHIPGKAGSGSQVPTETKKLEENEVIPKRISPIETSEDVSNKVSMSSTMQGSNIFERTEVLAALIVGGVVGILFAVFLILLLMYRMKKKDEGSYDLGKKPIYKKAPTNEFYA, encoded by the exons ATGGCCCCCGCCCGTCTGTTCGCGCTGCTGCTGCTCTTCGTAGGCGGAGTCGCCGAGTCG ATCCGAGAGACTGAGGTCATCGACCCCCAGGACCTCCTAGAAGGCCGATACTTCTCCGGAGCCCTACCAGATGATGAGGATGTAGTGGGACCCGGGCAGGAATCTGATGACTTTGAGCTGTCTGGCTCTGGAGATCTGG ATGACTTGGAAGACTCCACGATCAGCCCTGAAGTTATCCATCCCTTG GTGCCTCTAGATAACCATATCCCTGGGAAGGCAGGGTCTGGGAGCCAAGTCCCCACTGAAACCAAGAAACTGGAGGAGAATGAGGTTATTCCCAAGAGGATCTCACCCATTGAAACAAGTGAGGATGTGTCTAACAAGGTGTCCATGTCCAGCACTATGCAGGGCAGCAATATCTTTGAGAGAACGGAGGTCCTGGCAG cTCTGATTGTGGGTGGCGTCGTAGGCATCCTCTTTGCCGTCTTCCTGATCCTCCTGCTCATGTACCGTATGAAGAAGAAGGATGAAGGCAGCTATGACCTGGGCAAGAAACCCATCTACAAGAAAGCCCCCACCAATGAGTTCTACGCGTGA
- the RBPJL gene encoding recombining binding protein suppressor of hairless-like protein isoform X5 yields the protein MDTAGAADPSMPPNPLTHLSLPDRSEMQLQSEADRRSLPGTWTRSSPEHTTILRGGVRRCLQQQCEQTVRIVHAKVAQKSYGNEKRFFCPPPCVYLSGPGWRVKPGQDQAHQAGETGPTVCGYMGLDSASGSAAETQKLNFEQQPDSREFGCAKTLYISDADKRKHFRLVLRLVLRGGRELGTFHSRLIKVISKPSQKKQSLKNTDLCISSGSKVSLFNRLRSQTVSTRYLSVEDGAFVASARQWAAFTLHLADGHSSQGDFPPREGYVRYGSLVRLVCTLTGITLPPMIIRKVAKQCALLDVDEPISQLHKCALQFPGSPPGGGGTYLCLATEKVVQFQASPCPKEANRALLNDSSCWTIIGTESVEFSFSTSLACTLEPVTPVPLISTLELSGGGDVATLELHGENFHAGLKVWFGDVEAETMYRSPRSLVCVVPDVAAFCSDWRWLRAPITIPVSLVRSDGLFYPSAFSFTYTPEYSARPGHTGVPEPATNADALLESIHQEFTRTNFHLFIQT from the exons ATGGACACTGCAGGGGCAGCAG ACCCCTCAATGCCTCCCAACCCTTTGACTCACCTGAGCCTGCCGGACAGATCAGAGATGCAACTGCAGAGCGAAGCCGACAGGCGGAGCCTCCCGGGCACTTGGACCAG GTCATCCCCAGAGCACACCACCATTCTGAGGGGAGGCGTGCGCAGGTGCCTGCAGCAACAGTGTGAACAGACTGTGCGGATCGTGCATGCCAAGGTGGCCCAGAAATCGTACGGAAATGAGAAGCG GTTCTTCTGCCCCCCGCCCTGTGTCTACCTCTCGGGGCCCGGATGGAGGGTGAAGCCAGGGCAGGACCAAG CTCACCAGGCCGGGGAGACGGGGCCCACGGTCTGCGGTTACATGGGACTGGACAGCGCGTCCGGCAGCGCCGCTGAGACGCAGAAGCTGAATTTCGAGCAGCAGCCGGACTCCAGG GAATTCGGCTGCGCCAAGACCCTGTACATCTCAGATGCAGACAAGAGGAAGCACTTCCGGCTGGTGCTGCGGCTGGTGCTGCGCGGGGGCCGGGAACTGGGAACCTTCCACAGCCGCCTCATCAAGGTCATCTCGAAGCCCTCGCAGAAGAAGCAGTCGCTCAAAAACACCGATC TGTGCATATCCTCCGGCTCAAAGGTCTCCCTCTTCAACCGCCTGCGCTCTCAGACAGTCTCCACACGCTACCTCTCTGTGGAGGACGGGGCCTTTGTGGCCAGTGCGCGACAGTGGGCTGCCTTCACACTCCACCTGG CTGATGGGCATTCTTCCCAAGGAGACTTCCCACCACGAGAGGGCTACGTTCGCTATGGCTCCCTGGTGCGGCTCGTCTGCACGCTCACCGGCATCACTCTACCTCCCATG ATCATTCGTAAAGTAGCCAAACAGTGTGCGCTCCTCGATGTGGATGAGCCCATCTCCCAGCTGCACAAGTGTGCATTGCAGTTTCCTGGCAGTCCCCCAGGAGGGGGTGGCACCTACTTATGCCTTGCCACAGAGAAGGTGGTGCAATTTCAG GCTTCTCCCTGCCCCAAGGAGGCGAACAGGGCTCTGCTTAATGACAGCTCTTGCTGGACCATCATCGGCACCGAGTCGGTGGAATTTTCCTTCAGCACCAGTCTGGCGTGTACCCTGGAACCGGTCACTCCGGTGCCTCTCATCAGCACCCTAGAG CTGAGTGGCGGGGGCGACGTGGCCACGCTGGAGCTCCACGGAGAGAACTTCCATGCGGGGCTCAAGGTGTGGTTTGGGGACGTGGAGGCGGAAACCATGTACAG GAGCCCGCGGTCCCTGGTGTGCGTGGTGCCGGACGTGGCGGCCTTCTGCAGCGACTGGCGCTGGCTGCGCGCTCCCATCACAATCCCCGTGAGCCTGGTGCGCTCCGATGGGCTCTTCTACCCTAGTGCCTTCTCCTTCACCTATACCCCGGAATACAGCGCGCGGCCGGGTCACACCGGCGTCCCCGAGCCCGCCACCAACGCCGACGCGCTTCTGGAGAGCATCCATCAGGAGTTCACCCGCACCAACTTCCACCTCTTCATCCAGACTTAG
- the RBPJL gene encoding recombining binding protein suppressor of hairless-like protein isoform X1, producing MDTAGAADPSMPPNPLTHLSLPDRSEMQLQSEADRRSLPGTWTRSSPEHTTILRGGVRRCLQQQCEQTVRIVHAKVAQKSYGNEKRFFCPPPCVYLSGPGWRVKPGQDQAHQAGETGPTVCGYMGLDSASGSAAETQKLNFEQQPDSRVRAHGKGSDSCSHPCLSWERRSPLLLPSESQEIGGETGRPGSCLKAEPESLDGGASGHLRRGGRPISGRGWFIRQGRAGMRRPCPREPPRNSAAPRPCTSQMQTRGSTSGWCCGWCCAGAGNWEPSTAASSRSSRSPRRRSSRSKTPIVSRAGPDAGGASKPRAATPVCISSGSKVSLFNRLRSQTVSTRYLSVEDGAFVASARQWAAFTLHLADGHSSQGDFPPREGYVRYGSLVRLVCTLTGITLPPMIIRKVAKQCALLDVDEPISQLHKCALQFPGSPPGGGGTYLCLATEKVVQFQASPCPKEANRALLNDSSCWTIIGTESVEFSFSTSLACTLEPVTPVPLISTLELSGGGDVATLELHGENFHAGLKVWFGDVEAETMYRSPRSLVCVVPDVAAFCSDWRWLRAPITIPVSLVRSDGLFYPSAFSFTYTPEYSARPGHTGVPEPATNADALLESIHQEFTRTNFHLFIQT from the exons ATGGACACTGCAGGGGCAGCAG ACCCCTCAATGCCTCCCAACCCTTTGACTCACCTGAGCCTGCCGGACAGATCAGAGATGCAACTGCAGAGCGAAGCCGACAGGCGGAGCCTCCCGGGCACTTGGACCAG GTCATCCCCAGAGCACACCACCATTCTGAGGGGAGGCGTGCGCAGGTGCCTGCAGCAACAGTGTGAACAGACTGTGCGGATCGTGCATGCCAAGGTGGCCCAGAAATCGTACGGAAATGAGAAGCG GTTCTTCTGCCCCCCGCCCTGTGTCTACCTCTCGGGGCCCGGATGGAGGGTGAAGCCAGGGCAGGACCAAG CTCACCAGGCCGGGGAGACGGGGCCCACGGTCTGCGGTTACATGGGACTGGACAGCGCGTCCGGCAGCGCCGCTGAGACGCAGAAGCTGAATTTCGAGCAGCAGCCGGACTCCAGGGTGAGAGCGCACGGGAAGGGGTCCGATTCCTGCTCCCATCCCTGCCTCTCCTGGGAAAGGAGGTCTCCTTTATTACTCCCTTCCGAAAGCCAAGAGATAGGTGGGGAGACCGGGAGGCCAGGGTCCTGCCTTAAGGCAGAGCCTGAGAGTCTGGATGGTGGAGCTTCTGGTCACCTCCGACGGGGCGGACGTCCGATATCTGGGAGAGGTTGGTTCATCCGACAGGGGAGGGCTGGGATGAGACGGCCCTGTCCCCGCGAGCCCCCTAGGAATTCGGCTGCGCCAAGACCCTGTACATCTCAGATGCAGACAAGAGGAAGCACTTCCGGCTGGTGCTGCGGCTGGTGCTGCGCGGGGGCCGGGAACTGGGAACCTTCCACAGCCGCCTCATCAAGGTCATCTCGAAGCCCTCGCAGAAGAAGCAGTCGCTCAAAAACACCGATCGTGAGCAGGGCGGGGCCTGATGCGGGAGGTGCATCCAAGCCCAGAGCAGCTACCCCAG TGTGCATATCCTCCGGCTCAAAGGTCTCCCTCTTCAACCGCCTGCGCTCTCAGACAGTCTCCACACGCTACCTCTCTGTGGAGGACGGGGCCTTTGTGGCCAGTGCGCGACAGTGGGCTGCCTTCACACTCCACCTGG CTGATGGGCATTCTTCCCAAGGAGACTTCCCACCACGAGAGGGCTACGTTCGCTATGGCTCCCTGGTGCGGCTCGTCTGCACGCTCACCGGCATCACTCTACCTCCCATG ATCATTCGTAAAGTAGCCAAACAGTGTGCGCTCCTCGATGTGGATGAGCCCATCTCCCAGCTGCACAAGTGTGCATTGCAGTTTCCTGGCAGTCCCCCAGGAGGGGGTGGCACCTACTTATGCCTTGCCACAGAGAAGGTGGTGCAATTTCAG GCTTCTCCCTGCCCCAAGGAGGCGAACAGGGCTCTGCTTAATGACAGCTCTTGCTGGACCATCATCGGCACCGAGTCGGTGGAATTTTCCTTCAGCACCAGTCTGGCGTGTACCCTGGAACCGGTCACTCCGGTGCCTCTCATCAGCACCCTAGAG CTGAGTGGCGGGGGCGACGTGGCCACGCTGGAGCTCCACGGAGAGAACTTCCATGCGGGGCTCAAGGTGTGGTTTGGGGACGTGGAGGCGGAAACCATGTACAG GAGCCCGCGGTCCCTGGTGTGCGTGGTGCCGGACGTGGCGGCCTTCTGCAGCGACTGGCGCTGGCTGCGCGCTCCCATCACAATCCCCGTGAGCCTGGTGCGCTCCGATGGGCTCTTCTACCCTAGTGCCTTCTCCTTCACCTATACCCCGGAATACAGCGCGCGGCCGGGTCACACCGGCGTCCCCGAGCCCGCCACCAACGCCGACGCGCTTCTGGAGAGCATCCATCAGGAGTTCACCCGCACCAACTTCCACCTCTTCATCCAGACTTAG
- the RBPJL gene encoding recombining binding protein suppressor of hairless-like protein isoform X2, giving the protein MDTAGAADPSMPPNPLTHLSLPDRSEMQLQSEADRRSLPGTWTRSSPEHTTILRGGVRRCLQQQCEQTVRIVHAKVAQKSYGNEKRFFCPPPCVYLSGPGWRVKPGQDQAHQAGETGPTVCGYMGLDSASGSAAETQKLNFEQQPDSRVRAHGKGSDSCSHPCLSWERRSPLLLPSESQEIGGETGRPGSCLKAEPESLDGGASGHLRRGGRPISGRGWFIRQGRAGMRRPCPREPPRNSAAPRPCTSQMQTRGSTSGWCCGWCCAGAGNWEPSTAASSRSSRSPRRRSSRSKTPIVSLFNRLRSQTVSTRYLSVEDGAFVASARQWAAFTLHLADGHSSQGDFPPREGYVRYGSLVRLVCTLTGITLPPMIIRKVAKQCALLDVDEPISQLHKCALQFPGSPPGGGGTYLCLATEKVVQFQASPCPKEANRALLNDSSCWTIIGTESVEFSFSTSLACTLEPVTPVPLISTLELSGGGDVATLELHGENFHAGLKVWFGDVEAETMYRSPRSLVCVVPDVAAFCSDWRWLRAPITIPVSLVRSDGLFYPSAFSFTYTPEYSARPGHTGVPEPATNADALLESIHQEFTRTNFHLFIQT; this is encoded by the exons ATGGACACTGCAGGGGCAGCAG ACCCCTCAATGCCTCCCAACCCTTTGACTCACCTGAGCCTGCCGGACAGATCAGAGATGCAACTGCAGAGCGAAGCCGACAGGCGGAGCCTCCCGGGCACTTGGACCAG GTCATCCCCAGAGCACACCACCATTCTGAGGGGAGGCGTGCGCAGGTGCCTGCAGCAACAGTGTGAACAGACTGTGCGGATCGTGCATGCCAAGGTGGCCCAGAAATCGTACGGAAATGAGAAGCG GTTCTTCTGCCCCCCGCCCTGTGTCTACCTCTCGGGGCCCGGATGGAGGGTGAAGCCAGGGCAGGACCAAG CTCACCAGGCCGGGGAGACGGGGCCCACGGTCTGCGGTTACATGGGACTGGACAGCGCGTCCGGCAGCGCCGCTGAGACGCAGAAGCTGAATTTCGAGCAGCAGCCGGACTCCAGGGTGAGAGCGCACGGGAAGGGGTCCGATTCCTGCTCCCATCCCTGCCTCTCCTGGGAAAGGAGGTCTCCTTTATTACTCCCTTCCGAAAGCCAAGAGATAGGTGGGGAGACCGGGAGGCCAGGGTCCTGCCTTAAGGCAGAGCCTGAGAGTCTGGATGGTGGAGCTTCTGGTCACCTCCGACGGGGCGGACGTCCGATATCTGGGAGAGGTTGGTTCATCCGACAGGGGAGGGCTGGGATGAGACGGCCCTGTCCCCGCGAGCCCCCTAGGAATTCGGCTGCGCCAAGACCCTGTACATCTCAGATGCAGACAAGAGGAAGCACTTCCGGCTGGTGCTGCGGCTGGTGCTGCGCGGGGGCCGGGAACTGGGAACCTTCCACAGCCGCCTCATCAAGGTCATCTCGAAGCCCTCGCAGAAGAAGCAGTCGCTCAAAAACACCGATC GTCTCCCTCTTCAACCGCCTGCGCTCTCAGACAGTCTCCACACGCTACCTCTCTGTGGAGGACGGGGCCTTTGTGGCCAGTGCGCGACAGTGGGCTGCCTTCACACTCCACCTGG CTGATGGGCATTCTTCCCAAGGAGACTTCCCACCACGAGAGGGCTACGTTCGCTATGGCTCCCTGGTGCGGCTCGTCTGCACGCTCACCGGCATCACTCTACCTCCCATG ATCATTCGTAAAGTAGCCAAACAGTGTGCGCTCCTCGATGTGGATGAGCCCATCTCCCAGCTGCACAAGTGTGCATTGCAGTTTCCTGGCAGTCCCCCAGGAGGGGGTGGCACCTACTTATGCCTTGCCACAGAGAAGGTGGTGCAATTTCAG GCTTCTCCCTGCCCCAAGGAGGCGAACAGGGCTCTGCTTAATGACAGCTCTTGCTGGACCATCATCGGCACCGAGTCGGTGGAATTTTCCTTCAGCACCAGTCTGGCGTGTACCCTGGAACCGGTCACTCCGGTGCCTCTCATCAGCACCCTAGAG CTGAGTGGCGGGGGCGACGTGGCCACGCTGGAGCTCCACGGAGAGAACTTCCATGCGGGGCTCAAGGTGTGGTTTGGGGACGTGGAGGCGGAAACCATGTACAG GAGCCCGCGGTCCCTGGTGTGCGTGGTGCCGGACGTGGCGGCCTTCTGCAGCGACTGGCGCTGGCTGCGCGCTCCCATCACAATCCCCGTGAGCCTGGTGCGCTCCGATGGGCTCTTCTACCCTAGTGCCTTCTCCTTCACCTATACCCCGGAATACAGCGCGCGGCCGGGTCACACCGGCGTCCCCGAGCCCGCCACCAACGCCGACGCGCTTCTGGAGAGCATCCATCAGGAGTTCACCCGCACCAACTTCCACCTCTTCATCCAGACTTAG
- the RBPJL gene encoding recombining binding protein suppressor of hairless-like protein isoform X6 produces MDTAGAADPSMPPNPLTHLSLPDRSEMQLQSEADRRSLPGTWTRSSPEHTTILRGGVRRCLQQQCEQTVRIVHAKVAQKSYGNEKRFFCPPPCVYLSGPGWRVKPGQDQAHQAGETGPTVCGYMGLDSASGSAAETQKLNFEQQPDSREFGCAKTLYISDADKRKHFRLVLRLVLRGGRELGTFHSRLIKVISKPSQKKQSLKNTDLCISSGSKVSLFNRLRSQTVSTRYLSVEDGAFVASARQWAAFTLHLADGHSSQGDFPPREGYVRYGSLVRLVCTLTGITLPPMIIRKVAKQCALLDVDEPISQLHKCALQFPGSPPGGGGTYLCLATEKVVQFQASPCPKEANRALLNDSSCWTIIGTESVEFSFSTSLACTLEPVTPVPLISTLELSGGGDVATLELHGENFHAGLKVWFGDVEAETMYRYGEPAVPGVRGAGRGGLLQRLALAARSHHNPREPGALRWALLP; encoded by the exons ATGGACACTGCAGGGGCAGCAG ACCCCTCAATGCCTCCCAACCCTTTGACTCACCTGAGCCTGCCGGACAGATCAGAGATGCAACTGCAGAGCGAAGCCGACAGGCGGAGCCTCCCGGGCACTTGGACCAG GTCATCCCCAGAGCACACCACCATTCTGAGGGGAGGCGTGCGCAGGTGCCTGCAGCAACAGTGTGAACAGACTGTGCGGATCGTGCATGCCAAGGTGGCCCAGAAATCGTACGGAAATGAGAAGCG GTTCTTCTGCCCCCCGCCCTGTGTCTACCTCTCGGGGCCCGGATGGAGGGTGAAGCCAGGGCAGGACCAAG CTCACCAGGCCGGGGAGACGGGGCCCACGGTCTGCGGTTACATGGGACTGGACAGCGCGTCCGGCAGCGCCGCTGAGACGCAGAAGCTGAATTTCGAGCAGCAGCCGGACTCCAGG GAATTCGGCTGCGCCAAGACCCTGTACATCTCAGATGCAGACAAGAGGAAGCACTTCCGGCTGGTGCTGCGGCTGGTGCTGCGCGGGGGCCGGGAACTGGGAACCTTCCACAGCCGCCTCATCAAGGTCATCTCGAAGCCCTCGCAGAAGAAGCAGTCGCTCAAAAACACCGATC TGTGCATATCCTCCGGCTCAAAGGTCTCCCTCTTCAACCGCCTGCGCTCTCAGACAGTCTCCACACGCTACCTCTCTGTGGAGGACGGGGCCTTTGTGGCCAGTGCGCGACAGTGGGCTGCCTTCACACTCCACCTGG CTGATGGGCATTCTTCCCAAGGAGACTTCCCACCACGAGAGGGCTACGTTCGCTATGGCTCCCTGGTGCGGCTCGTCTGCACGCTCACCGGCATCACTCTACCTCCCATG ATCATTCGTAAAGTAGCCAAACAGTGTGCGCTCCTCGATGTGGATGAGCCCATCTCCCAGCTGCACAAGTGTGCATTGCAGTTTCCTGGCAGTCCCCCAGGAGGGGGTGGCACCTACTTATGCCTTGCCACAGAGAAGGTGGTGCAATTTCAG GCTTCTCCCTGCCCCAAGGAGGCGAACAGGGCTCTGCTTAATGACAGCTCTTGCTGGACCATCATCGGCACCGAGTCGGTGGAATTTTCCTTCAGCACCAGTCTGGCGTGTACCCTGGAACCGGTCACTCCGGTGCCTCTCATCAGCACCCTAGAG CTGAGTGGCGGGGGCGACGTGGCCACGCTGGAGCTCCACGGAGAGAACTTCCATGCGGGGCTCAAGGTGTGGTTTGGGGACGTGGAGGCGGAAACCATGTACAGGTACGGG GAGCCCGCGGTCCCTGGTGTGCGTGGTGCCGGACGTGGCGGCCTTCTGCAGCGACTGGCGCTGGCTGCGCGCTCCCATCACAATCCCCGTGAGCCTGGTGCGCTCCGATGGGCTCTTCTACCCTAG
- the RBPJL gene encoding recombining binding protein suppressor of hairless-like protein isoform X3 → MDARTYLHRFFCPPPCVYLSGPGWRVKPGQDQAHQAGETGPTVCGYMGLDSASGSAAETQKLNFEQQPDSRVRAHGKGSDSCSHPCLSWERRSPLLLPSESQEIGGETGRPGSCLKAEPESLDGGASGHLRRGGRPISGRGWFIRQGRAGMRRPCPREPPRNSAAPRPCTSQMQTRGSTSGWCCGWCCAGAGNWEPSTAASSRSSRSPRRRSSRSKTPIVSRAGPDAGGASKPRAATPVCISSGSKVSLFNRLRSQTVSTRYLSVEDGAFVASARQWAAFTLHLADGHSSQGDFPPREGYVRYGSLVRLVCTLTGITLPPMIIRKVAKQCALLDVDEPISQLHKCALQFPGSPPGGGGTYLCLATEKVVQFQASPCPKEANRALLNDSSCWTIIGTESVEFSFSTSLACTLEPVTPVPLISTLELSGGGDVATLELHGENFHAGLKVWFGDVEAETMYRSPRSLVCVVPDVAAFCSDWRWLRAPITIPVSLVRSDGLFYPSAFSFTYTPEYSARPGHTGVPEPATNADALLESIHQEFTRTNFHLFIQT, encoded by the exons ATGGATGCACGAACTTATCTCCACAGGTTCTTCTGCCCCCCGCCCTGTGTCTACCTCTCGGGGCCCGGATGGAGGGTGAAGCCAGGGCAGGACCAAG CTCACCAGGCCGGGGAGACGGGGCCCACGGTCTGCGGTTACATGGGACTGGACAGCGCGTCCGGCAGCGCCGCTGAGACGCAGAAGCTGAATTTCGAGCAGCAGCCGGACTCCAGGGTGAGAGCGCACGGGAAGGGGTCCGATTCCTGCTCCCATCCCTGCCTCTCCTGGGAAAGGAGGTCTCCTTTATTACTCCCTTCCGAAAGCCAAGAGATAGGTGGGGAGACCGGGAGGCCAGGGTCCTGCCTTAAGGCAGAGCCTGAGAGTCTGGATGGTGGAGCTTCTGGTCACCTCCGACGGGGCGGACGTCCGATATCTGGGAGAGGTTGGTTCATCCGACAGGGGAGGGCTGGGATGAGACGGCCCTGTCCCCGCGAGCCCCCTAGGAATTCGGCTGCGCCAAGACCCTGTACATCTCAGATGCAGACAAGAGGAAGCACTTCCGGCTGGTGCTGCGGCTGGTGCTGCGCGGGGGCCGGGAACTGGGAACCTTCCACAGCCGCCTCATCAAGGTCATCTCGAAGCCCTCGCAGAAGAAGCAGTCGCTCAAAAACACCGATCGTGAGCAGGGCGGGGCCTGATGCGGGAGGTGCATCCAAGCCCAGAGCAGCTACCCCAG TGTGCATATCCTCCGGCTCAAAGGTCTCCCTCTTCAACCGCCTGCGCTCTCAGACAGTCTCCACACGCTACCTCTCTGTGGAGGACGGGGCCTTTGTGGCCAGTGCGCGACAGTGGGCTGCCTTCACACTCCACCTGG CTGATGGGCATTCTTCCCAAGGAGACTTCCCACCACGAGAGGGCTACGTTCGCTATGGCTCCCTGGTGCGGCTCGTCTGCACGCTCACCGGCATCACTCTACCTCCCATG ATCATTCGTAAAGTAGCCAAACAGTGTGCGCTCCTCGATGTGGATGAGCCCATCTCCCAGCTGCACAAGTGTGCATTGCAGTTTCCTGGCAGTCCCCCAGGAGGGGGTGGCACCTACTTATGCCTTGCCACAGAGAAGGTGGTGCAATTTCAG GCTTCTCCCTGCCCCAAGGAGGCGAACAGGGCTCTGCTTAATGACAGCTCTTGCTGGACCATCATCGGCACCGAGTCGGTGGAATTTTCCTTCAGCACCAGTCTGGCGTGTACCCTGGAACCGGTCACTCCGGTGCCTCTCATCAGCACCCTAGAG CTGAGTGGCGGGGGCGACGTGGCCACGCTGGAGCTCCACGGAGAGAACTTCCATGCGGGGCTCAAGGTGTGGTTTGGGGACGTGGAGGCGGAAACCATGTACAG GAGCCCGCGGTCCCTGGTGTGCGTGGTGCCGGACGTGGCGGCCTTCTGCAGCGACTGGCGCTGGCTGCGCGCTCCCATCACAATCCCCGTGAGCCTGGTGCGCTCCGATGGGCTCTTCTACCCTAGTGCCTTCTCCTTCACCTATACCCCGGAATACAGCGCGCGGCCGGGTCACACCGGCGTCCCCGAGCCCGCCACCAACGCCGACGCGCTTCTGGAGAGCATCCATCAGGAGTTCACCCGCACCAACTTCCACCTCTTCATCCAGACTTAG
- the RBPJL gene encoding recombining binding protein suppressor of hairless-like protein isoform X4: MDTAGAADPSMPPNPLTHLSLPDRSEMQLQSEADRRSLPGTWTRSSPEHTTILRGGVRRCLQQQCEQTVRIVHAKVAQKSYGNEKRFFCPPPCVYLSGPGWRVKPGQDQAHQAGETGPTVCGYMGLDSASGSAAETQKLNFEQQPDSRMQTRGSTSGWCCGWCCAGAGNWEPSTAASSRSSRSPRRRSSRSKTPIVSRAGPDAGGASKPRAATPVCISSGSKVSLFNRLRSQTVSTRYLSVEDGAFVASARQWAAFTLHLADGHSSQGDFPPREGYVRYGSLVRLVCTLTGITLPPMIIRKVAKQCALLDVDEPISQLHKCALQFPGSPPGGGGTYLCLATEKVVQFQASPCPKEANRALLNDSSCWTIIGTESVEFSFSTSLACTLEPVTPVPLISTLELSGGGDVATLELHGENFHAGLKVWFGDVEAETMYRSPRSLVCVVPDVAAFCSDWRWLRAPITIPVSLVRSDGLFYPSAFSFTYTPEYSARPGHTGVPEPATNADALLESIHQEFTRTNFHLFIQT, encoded by the exons ATGGACACTGCAGGGGCAGCAG ACCCCTCAATGCCTCCCAACCCTTTGACTCACCTGAGCCTGCCGGACAGATCAGAGATGCAACTGCAGAGCGAAGCCGACAGGCGGAGCCTCCCGGGCACTTGGACCAG GTCATCCCCAGAGCACACCACCATTCTGAGGGGAGGCGTGCGCAGGTGCCTGCAGCAACAGTGTGAACAGACTGTGCGGATCGTGCATGCCAAGGTGGCCCAGAAATCGTACGGAAATGAGAAGCG GTTCTTCTGCCCCCCGCCCTGTGTCTACCTCTCGGGGCCCGGATGGAGGGTGAAGCCAGGGCAGGACCAAG CTCACCAGGCCGGGGAGACGGGGCCCACGGTCTGCGGTTACATGGGACTGGACAGCGCGTCCGGCAGCGCCGCTGAGACGCAGAAGCTGAATTTCGAGCAGCAGCCGGACTCCAGG ATGCAGACAAGAGGAAGCACTTCCGGCTGGTGCTGCGGCTGGTGCTGCGCGGGGGCCGGGAACTGGGAACCTTCCACAGCCGCCTCATCAAGGTCATCTCGAAGCCCTCGCAGAAGAAGCAGTCGCTCAAAAACACCGATCGTGAGCAGGGCGGGGCCTGATGCGGGAGGTGCATCCAAGCCCAGAGCAGCTACCCCAG TGTGCATATCCTCCGGCTCAAAGGTCTCCCTCTTCAACCGCCTGCGCTCTCAGACAGTCTCCACACGCTACCTCTCTGTGGAGGACGGGGCCTTTGTGGCCAGTGCGCGACAGTGGGCTGCCTTCACACTCCACCTGG CTGATGGGCATTCTTCCCAAGGAGACTTCCCACCACGAGAGGGCTACGTTCGCTATGGCTCCCTGGTGCGGCTCGTCTGCACGCTCACCGGCATCACTCTACCTCCCATG ATCATTCGTAAAGTAGCCAAACAGTGTGCGCTCCTCGATGTGGATGAGCCCATCTCCCAGCTGCACAAGTGTGCATTGCAGTTTCCTGGCAGTCCCCCAGGAGGGGGTGGCACCTACTTATGCCTTGCCACAGAGAAGGTGGTGCAATTTCAG GCTTCTCCCTGCCCCAAGGAGGCGAACAGGGCTCTGCTTAATGACAGCTCTTGCTGGACCATCATCGGCACCGAGTCGGTGGAATTTTCCTTCAGCACCAGTCTGGCGTGTACCCTGGAACCGGTCACTCCGGTGCCTCTCATCAGCACCCTAGAG CTGAGTGGCGGGGGCGACGTGGCCACGCTGGAGCTCCACGGAGAGAACTTCCATGCGGGGCTCAAGGTGTGGTTTGGGGACGTGGAGGCGGAAACCATGTACAG GAGCCCGCGGTCCCTGGTGTGCGTGGTGCCGGACGTGGCGGCCTTCTGCAGCGACTGGCGCTGGCTGCGCGCTCCCATCACAATCCCCGTGAGCCTGGTGCGCTCCGATGGGCTCTTCTACCCTAGTGCCTTCTCCTTCACCTATACCCCGGAATACAGCGCGCGGCCGGGTCACACCGGCGTCCCCGAGCCCGCCACCAACGCCGACGCGCTTCTGGAGAGCATCCATCAGGAGTTCACCCGCACCAACTTCCACCTCTTCATCCAGACTTAG